In Yersinia enterocolitica subsp. enterocolitica, one DNA window encodes the following:
- the yiiM gene encoding 6-hydroxyaminopurine reductase, with protein sequence MKYPQVYIGKIEPYSGSSPSAIGKRQVQGSIMLTSLGLEGDEQAETRFHGGPDRALCHYPREHYAHWRQQFPEQAEFFSAPAYGENISTLGMTEQNVYMGDIYRWGETLIQVTQPRSPCYKLNFHFAIEDMSVLMQQTSYCGWLYRVISPGKVSDGHPLELLARTSDISVSEAIAIAWHMPFDEEQYRRLLSVSGLSASWSKTMLTRISQGKIEDFNRRLLGTI encoded by the coding sequence ATGAAATATCCACAGGTTTATATCGGTAAAATCGAGCCTTACAGCGGCAGTTCCCCAAGTGCCATTGGCAAACGTCAGGTGCAGGGCAGCATTATGCTCACATCTCTGGGTCTGGAAGGGGATGAACAAGCCGAAACTCGCTTTCACGGCGGCCCGGATCGGGCGTTATGCCACTACCCACGCGAGCATTACGCTCACTGGAGACAACAATTTCCTGAACAGGCTGAGTTTTTTTCCGCTCCGGCTTACGGCGAGAACATATCGACCCTCGGCATGACTGAACAAAATGTCTATATGGGGGATATTTACCGCTGGGGTGAAACACTCATTCAGGTGACACAACCGCGCTCACCTTGCTACAAACTCAACTTCCATTTTGCTATCGAAGATATGTCGGTGTTGATGCAGCAAACCAGCTACTGCGGTTGGTTGTATCGTGTGATTTCACCCGGCAAAGTCAGTGACGGTCATCCACTGGAGCTATTAGCGCGCACCAGTGATATCAGTGTATCGGAGGCCATTGCTATTGCCTGGCATATGCCGTTTGACGAAGAACAGTATCGCCGCTTGTTGTCAGTATCTGGATTATCCGCCAGTTGGAGCAAAACCATGCTGACCCGTATTTCGCAGGGAAAGATAGAAGATTTTAATCGGCGGTTACTGGGGACTATCTAG
- a CDS encoding type II toxin-antitoxin system VapC family toxin: protein MIKKLYMLDTNICSFIMRERPAELIIKLQQCIEHQNKIVVSAITYSEMRFGAIGKKASPNHNYLVDESVKRLDAILPWDTAAVNATTNIKVELAKQGTSIGGNDAAIAGHAISVGAILVTNNIGEFERVKKLRIEDRTL from the coding sequence ATGATCAAAAAATTATATATGCTTGATACGAATATTTGTTCTTTTATTATGCGGGAACGACCAGCAGAATTAATTATAAAACTACAACAGTGTATTGAGCATCAGAATAAAATAGTTGTCTCAGCAATTACATACTCAGAAATGCGGTTTGGCGCTATAGGTAAGAAAGCATCTCCAAATCATAATTATTTAGTTGATGAATCTGTAAAAAGGTTAGATGCTATTTTACCGTGGGATACCGCAGCTGTTAATGCCACGACTAATATTAAGGTTGAGCTGGCAAAGCAGGGGACATCAATTGGTGGAAATGATGCCGCCATAGCAGGGCATGCTATTTCTGTTGGCGCAATATTAGTCACTAATAATATTGGAGAATTTGAAAGAGTCAAAAAGTTGAGAATAGAAGACCGGACTCTATGA
- the vapB gene encoding type II toxin-antitoxin system VapB family antitoxin — MRTVSIFKNGQNRAIRLPKDMDFDGLTELEILRDGDSIILRPIRPTWVSFMDEDKADDDFLAERQDVIEEGRFEL; from the coding sequence ATGAGAACGGTATCTATTTTCAAAAATGGGCAGAATCGAGCAATTCGTTTGCCAAAAGATATGGATTTTGATGGCTTGACCGAGCTGGAAATACTCAGAGACGGTGATAGTATTATTTTACGACCCATACGCCCGACATGGGTATCATTCATGGATGAAGATAAGGCAGATGATGATTTTCTTGCCGAAAGACAGGATGTTATCGAAGAAGGGCGCTTCGAGTTATGA
- a CDS encoding YibL family ribosome-associated protein yields MKEHAEIKRLSDMLDALNHKDPTVIQQGNVDLIAQHMKEKEKLAAEIQRLKEVRVKNLSAEAQKLAKLPFSRAITKKEQADMGTLKKAVRGIVVVHPMTALGREMGLKEVTGYAKKAF; encoded by the coding sequence ATGAAAGAACATGCAGAAATCAAACGTCTAAGCGATATGCTGGATGCGCTGAATCACAAAGATCCAACTGTTATTCAGCAGGGTAATGTGGATTTAATCGCACAGCATATGAAAGAAAAAGAGAAACTGGCGGCCGAAATCCAGCGCTTGAAAGAAGTCAGGGTTAAAAACCTGAGTGCTGAAGCCCAGAAGCTGGCTAAACTGCCCTTCAGTCGTGCCATCACCAAAAAAGAACAGGCTGATATGGGCACTTTGAAGAAAGCAGTGCGCGGTATTGTGGTGGTTCACCCAATGACAGCATTAGGCCGCGAGATGGGCCTGAAAGAAGTGACTGGTTACGCCAAAAAAGCGTTCTGA
- a CDS encoding PLP-dependent aminotransferase family protein: MSLVMNEIRYLQVADNLAQAIKNGSLLAGSRLPSVRGYAQSHQVSINTVVAAYRTLEDRGLIEARPQSGFYVCSPSTAVVPTATVGKPVDEVLDLIDTVFAAQQNPRFTNISLACPQTGDFYPSAKLGRIMASLLRRQPQLISQYALPPGNQRLRQQIARRAMTLGMLADPADITITHGCMEALQLALRVATKPGDCVGLESPTYFYLMPLLASLGLKAVEIPTDPQQGISLDVLELLLEEGRLNALIAMPTVQNPLGYTMPLAAKKRLAQLMNDHQVPLIEDGLYAEIQFGSTLSPAVKAFDRDGWVLFCSSFTKTLAPDFRIGWIDGGRFAEALHKLKAVSSMAEPMLLSETLALFLESGGYDHHLRSLRRRYAQQVQQAQQLITRNFPRGTTVTQPAGGFVFWVEFPDSVDTVALFHQLLQEQICLTPGTLYSPSGRYRHAFRLSCCYPFNSRYTGALERLGAVACEMSGLPAGMQWRPVQEAAAERDAS; this comes from the coding sequence ATGTCCCTTGTTATGAACGAAATTCGCTACTTACAAGTGGCTGACAATCTGGCGCAAGCCATTAAGAATGGCAGTCTCCTGGCGGGGAGCCGCTTGCCCTCGGTGCGGGGTTACGCGCAGAGCCATCAGGTCAGTATCAATACCGTGGTGGCGGCGTATCGCACCCTGGAAGACCGTGGCCTGATTGAAGCGCGCCCGCAGTCGGGTTTTTATGTCTGTAGCCCGTCAACCGCCGTGGTGCCAACGGCCACAGTGGGCAAACCGGTAGACGAAGTGCTGGATTTGATTGATACCGTGTTTGCTGCACAACAAAATCCGCGCTTTACCAATATCTCGTTGGCTTGCCCGCAGACTGGCGATTTCTATCCCAGCGCCAAGCTGGGCCGCATCATGGCCTCCTTGTTACGCCGTCAGCCGCAGTTGATCAGTCAATATGCGCTGCCACCCGGCAACCAGCGCCTACGCCAGCAAATTGCCCGCCGCGCCATGACGTTGGGCATGTTGGCAGATCCGGCAGATATCACCATTACCCATGGGTGTATGGAGGCGCTGCAACTGGCGCTACGGGTGGCCACCAAACCCGGGGATTGTGTCGGGCTGGAATCACCGACCTATTTCTATCTGATGCCATTGCTGGCAAGCCTCGGGTTGAAAGCGGTGGAGATTCCAACCGATCCACAGCAAGGTATCTCATTGGATGTACTGGAGTTGTTGCTTGAAGAAGGGCGACTGAATGCACTGATTGCTATGCCGACGGTGCAGAATCCTTTGGGTTATACCATGCCGCTCGCCGCCAAAAAACGATTGGCACAGCTGATGAACGATCACCAAGTGCCATTAATTGAAGATGGTTTGTATGCTGAAATTCAATTTGGCTCGACGTTATCTCCGGCAGTTAAAGCCTTTGATCGTGACGGCTGGGTGCTGTTTTGCTCCAGTTTTACCAAAACGCTGGCACCGGATTTCCGTATCGGCTGGATTGATGGTGGGCGTTTCGCTGAAGCACTGCACAAACTAAAAGCAGTATCGTCGATGGCGGAGCCGATGCTGTTGTCGGAGACTCTGGCACTGTTCCTTGAGTCTGGTGGCTATGATCACCATCTGCGTAGCTTGCGCCGTCGTTATGCGCAGCAAGTACAGCAAGCCCAACAACTGATAACCCGCAACTTCCCACGTGGAACTACAGTGACACAGCCGGCTGGCGGATTTGTTTTTTGGGTTGAATTCCCTGATAGCGTCGATACCGTGGCGCTGTTCCATCAATTGCTGCAAGAGCAGATTTGCCTGACGCCGGGGACACTTTATTCACCTAGTGGCCGCTATCGTCATGCATTTCGCCTATCCTGCTGTTATCCATTTAATAGCCGTTATACTGGGGCGTTGGAGCGATTAGGGGCGGTCGCATGTGAAATGAGTGGTTTACCGGCCGGAATGCAGTGGCGGCCGGTTCAGGAGGCTGCTGCCGAAAGAGATGCATCCTGA
- a CDS encoding LysE family translocator, with protein sequence MLDSAFISYVTVMSITPGPNNLLLAASGVNFGLRRTFPMMLGITFGCALQCALMTTLLAFILSWVGVVRLPLVTLGGGYLLWLSWKIFNSGTPNAKDSKQPMGFIQGALFQAINPKAWLMAMNVAILFTPREGATLNHTLLIMTGFALLNLPCVAVWAVMGDQLRHALRVNWKLRLFNGVMGGLMAITALWLLVEEWLSVFNH encoded by the coding sequence ATGTTGGACAGTGCTTTCATCAGTTACGTCACCGTGATGTCGATAACCCCAGGTCCGAATAACCTGTTGTTAGCCGCTTCTGGCGTTAATTTTGGCTTACGCCGAACTTTCCCGATGATGTTGGGGATTACCTTTGGTTGTGCACTGCAATGCGCATTAATGACCACGCTATTGGCATTTATCCTCAGTTGGGTGGGAGTTGTCCGTCTGCCTTTGGTGACATTAGGCGGTGGCTATTTACTGTGGCTCTCATGGAAGATTTTTAATTCCGGCACCCCCAATGCCAAGGATAGTAAGCAACCTATGGGCTTTATTCAGGGGGCATTATTTCAGGCCATAAATCCAAAAGCCTGGTTGATGGCAATGAATGTCGCCATCTTATTCACCCCTCGCGAAGGGGCGACGCTCAACCATACCCTGCTGATTATGACCGGCTTTGCATTGTTAAATCTGCCCTGCGTCGCTGTTTGGGCAGTGATGGGGGATCAATTGCGCCATGCGCTGCGCGTCAATTGGAAGCTGCGGTTATTTAATGGCGTGATGGGTGGCTTGATGGCAATAACAGCATTATGGCTGTTGGTCGAAGAATGGCTCAGTGTCTTTAATCATTAA
- a CDS encoding MltR family transcriptional regulator, which yields MIEKTQAFENRVLEHLNAGKTVRSFLMAAVELLAEALNILVVQVFRKDDYAVKYAVEPLLVGDGPLGELSVRLKLVYALGVITRHEYEDAELLMALREELNHDGTEYRFTDDEILGPFGELHCVAELPPVPTFLRPDEADASLIAMQRQRYQQMVRSTMVLSITELLSRISQKQVSKLSPLGHV from the coding sequence ATGATTGAGAAAACACAGGCATTTGAGAATCGGGTACTGGAACATCTGAACGCGGGGAAGACCGTTCGGAGTTTCTTGATGGCTGCTGTCGAATTATTGGCAGAAGCGTTAAACATTCTCGTGGTGCAGGTTTTTCGTAAAGATGACTATGCGGTGAAATATGCCGTAGAGCCATTACTGGTCGGGGATGGGCCGTTAGGTGAGTTATCCGTACGATTGAAGTTGGTTTATGCTTTGGGCGTCATCACCCGGCATGAGTATGAAGATGCTGAGTTATTAATGGCGCTGCGTGAAGAGCTAAACCATGATGGCACCGAGTATCGCTTTACCGATGACGAAATCCTCGGGCCATTTGGTGAATTGCATTGTGTTGCTGAGCTGCCACCAGTACCAACATTCTTACGCCCAGATGAAGCCGATGCTTCGCTGATTGCCATGCAACGCCAGCGTTATCAGCAGATGGTGCGTTCCACTATGGTGCTATCGATTACTGAATTACTCTCCCGCATCAGTCAAAAACAAGTTTCAAAACTCTCGCCGCTTGGCCATGTTTAA
- a CDS encoding mannitol-1-phosphate 5-dehydrogenase, whose product MKALHFGAGNIGRGFIGKLLADAGAQLTFADVNQPLLDELNKRKSYQVNVVGEQARVEEVKNVSAVNSGSPEVVELIAQADMVTTAVGPQILARIAGTVAQGLVTRHQQGNTRPLNIIACENMVRGTSQLKQQVFAALPESEQAWVEQHVGFVDSAVDRIVPPSEAGSTDILAVTVETFSEWIVDGTQFKGQPPQIAGMELTDNLMAFVERKLFTLNTGHAITAYLGQLAGHQTIRDAILDPAVRQTVKGAMEESGAVLIKRYAFDPQKHAAYIEKILSRFENPYLHDDVERVGRQPLRKLSAGDRLIKPLLGTLEYQLPHNNLVTGIAAAMSYRSEQDPQAQELVELLAKLGPKATLAQISGLPADSEVVEQAVSVYNAMQDKLAH is encoded by the coding sequence ATGAAAGCATTACATTTTGGCGCAGGTAACATTGGCCGGGGCTTCATTGGTAAACTTCTTGCTGATGCCGGTGCACAACTGACCTTCGCAGATGTTAATCAGCCGCTATTGGATGAGCTGAATAAGCGTAAGAGTTATCAGGTCAATGTGGTGGGTGAGCAAGCCCGTGTTGAAGAAGTGAAGAATGTTAGCGCCGTCAACAGTGGTAGCCCGGAAGTGGTGGAACTGATTGCACAAGCGGATATGGTCACCACCGCGGTTGGCCCACAAATTCTGGCCCGCATCGCAGGCACAGTGGCACAAGGTTTGGTTACCCGTCATCAACAAGGTAATACCCGCCCACTGAATATTATTGCTTGTGAGAATATGGTGCGTGGCACCAGCCAGTTGAAGCAGCAGGTTTTTGCTGCCTTGCCAGAAAGTGAGCAGGCATGGGTTGAGCAACATGTTGGGTTTGTTGATTCTGCGGTAGACCGCATTGTGCCGCCATCAGAAGCAGGCAGTACCGATATTCTGGCTGTGACAGTAGAAACATTCAGCGAGTGGATTGTTGATGGCACCCAGTTTAAAGGGCAGCCACCGCAAATCGCGGGTATGGAATTGACTGACAATCTGATGGCCTTTGTGGAGCGTAAACTCTTCACTTTGAACACCGGGCACGCTATTACCGCTTATTTGGGCCAGCTTGCCGGTCACCAAACCATTCGTGATGCCATCCTTGATCCTGCGGTACGCCAGACAGTGAAAGGTGCGATGGAAGAGAGTGGTGCGGTGCTGATTAAGCGCTATGCGTTTGATCCACAGAAACACGCCGCTTATATCGAAAAAATTCTCTCCCGTTTTGAAAACCCTTATCTGCACGATGATGTTGAGCGTGTTGGTCGTCAGCCACTGCGTAAACTGAGTGCCGGTGATCGATTGATCAAACCGCTATTGGGGACTTTGGAGTATCAGTTGCCACATAATAACCTGGTGACCGGCATTGCGGCTGCGATGAGCTACCGCAGTGAGCAAGACCCGCAAGCACAGGAGCTGGTTGAATTACTGGCTAAGTTAGGGCCGAAAGCCACTCTTGCTCAAATTTCCGGACTGCCAGCTGATAGCGAGGTTGTGGAACAGGCGGTGAGTGTGTATAACGCCATGCAGGACAAGCTGGCGCACTGA
- a CDS encoding PTS mannitol transporter subunit IICBA produces MFSPDAKVRIQNFGRFLSNMVMPNIGAFIAWGIITALFIPTGWLPNETLAKLVGPMITYLLPLLIGFTGGRLVGGDRGGVVGAITTMGVIVGADMPMFLGAMIVGPLGGWAIKHFDRWVEGKIKSGFEMLVNNFSAGIIGMLLAILAFMAIGPLVEVLSQVLAKGVHIMVQLNLLPLTSIFVEPAKILFLNNAINHGIFSPLGIQQATETGKSIFFLIEANPGPGMGVLMAYMFFGRGNAKQSAGGAAIIHFFGGIHEIYFPYVLMNPRLLLAVILGGMTGVFTLTVLNGGLVSPASPGSILAVLAMTPKGAYFANIAAVAAAFAVSFVVSAILLKTSKVKDDEEDSLEDATRRMQDMKAQSKGAQAANAAAAAGDLSTVRKIIVACDAGMGSSAMGAGVLRKKVLDAGLKHISVTNCAINNLPEDVDLVITHRDLTERAMRHAPQAQHISLTNFLDSQLYTNLTARLVEASSSAETVQKVIEKLDDSFEPSEANLFKLGAENVFLNQHATTKEQAIRFAGEQLVKGGYVEPEYVEAMLEREKLTSTYLGESIAVPHGTIEAKDRVLKTGVVFCQYPEGVRFGDEEDEVARLVIGIAARNNEHIHVITSLTNALDDDSVIERLSKTTSVQEVLDLLGGKK; encoded by the coding sequence ATGTTTTCACCAGACGCAAAGGTCAGAATTCAAAATTTTGGCCGATTCCTCAGTAATATGGTTATGCCCAACATCGGCGCATTTATCGCCTGGGGTATTATCACCGCACTGTTTATTCCAACGGGTTGGCTGCCGAATGAGACACTAGCCAAACTGGTTGGCCCGATGATCACCTACCTGCTGCCATTGCTGATCGGTTTTACCGGTGGCCGTTTGGTGGGTGGAGATCGCGGCGGCGTGGTTGGCGCCATCACTACTATGGGGGTTATCGTTGGTGCGGATATGCCAATGTTCCTCGGTGCAATGATTGTCGGCCCACTGGGTGGCTGGGCAATCAAACACTTTGACCGCTGGGTTGAAGGTAAAATCAAAAGCGGCTTTGAGATGCTGGTTAACAACTTCTCAGCCGGTATCATCGGTATGCTGTTGGCTATCTTGGCCTTCATGGCAATTGGCCCATTGGTAGAAGTGTTATCCCAAGTGTTGGCGAAAGGCGTGCATATCATGGTGCAGCTTAACCTGCTGCCACTAACGTCTATCTTCGTCGAACCGGCCAAAATCCTGTTCCTGAATAATGCGATTAACCACGGTATCTTCTCTCCTTTGGGTATCCAACAGGCGACTGAAACCGGTAAGTCTATCTTCTTCCTGATCGAAGCTAACCCAGGCCCAGGTATGGGGGTGTTGATGGCGTACATGTTCTTCGGCAGAGGTAACGCCAAGCAATCTGCTGGCGGCGCGGCTATCATCCACTTCTTCGGTGGTATCCACGAAATCTATTTCCCATACGTTCTGATGAACCCACGCTTATTGCTGGCGGTAATTCTGGGCGGCATGACAGGTGTGTTCACTCTGACTGTGTTGAACGGCGGTCTGGTATCACCGGCTTCTCCTGGTTCTATCCTGGCGGTATTGGCAATGACACCTAAAGGTGCTTACTTTGCCAACATTGCCGCGGTTGCTGCTGCATTTGCCGTGTCCTTCGTGGTCTCCGCCATCCTGCTGAAAACCTCTAAAGTCAAAGACGACGAAGAAGACAGCCTGGAAGATGCCACTCGTCGTATGCAAGACATGAAAGCGCAATCTAAAGGCGCACAAGCAGCCAATGCAGCCGCTGCTGCGGGCGACTTGAGCACAGTGCGTAAAATTATCGTCGCTTGTGATGCCGGTATGGGTTCCAGTGCGATGGGTGCCGGTGTATTGCGTAAGAAAGTATTGGATGCCGGTTTGAAGCACATCTCTGTGACCAACTGCGCCATTAACAACTTGCCGGAAGATGTAGATTTGGTGATCACTCACCGTGATTTGACCGAGCGCGCCATGCGTCATGCGCCGCAGGCACAGCATATTTCGTTGACCAACTTCCTCGACAGTCAGTTGTATACCAACCTGACGGCTCGTCTGGTTGAAGCCAGCAGCAGTGCAGAAACTGTCCAGAAAGTGATTGAGAAACTGGATGATAGCTTTGAGCCATCAGAGGCCAATCTATTCAAACTGGGTGCGGAGAACGTTTTCCTGAACCAACATGCGACAACCAAAGAACAGGCTATCCGCTTTGCCGGTGAGCAGTTGGTGAAAGGCGGCTATGTTGAGCCTGAATATGTTGAAGCGATGCTGGAACGTGAGAAACTGACTTCCACTTATCTGGGCGAATCTATCGCCGTGCCACATGGCACCATTGAAGCTAAAGATCGTGTACTGAAGACCGGGGTGGTGTTCTGCCAATACCCTGAAGGTGTGCGCTTTGGCGATGAAGAAGACGAAGTGGCTCGCTTGGTGATTGGTATTGCTGCCCGTAACAATGAGCACATTCATGTCATTACTAGCCTGACCAACGCGCTGGACGATGACTCTGTCATTGAGCGCTTAAGCAAAACGACCAGCGTACAAGAAGTGTTGGATTTATTGGGCGGAAAAAAATAG
- a CDS encoding DUF3053 domain-containing protein, with amino-acid sequence MTFALNTARYSRWLAPLLALLVVFQLTACGDKEPEQRKAFIDYLQNTVMRSGMKLPTLSEDQKQKFGPYVSDYAILVTFSQQLSKSVDASLTPAIAQINEIRVAQDYLNKRDALQQSAGALNLLVQQIRTAKTQADSAVAALKQPDDLKVVFNKVFDNVVTQPTNVLIPAVPVVSAFVQDLAQVGDFLQQQGTQVTFNNGGVQFQTAQQAAQYNAMMANLVAKYPAMMAAQKSVMSVMQ; translated from the coding sequence ATGACTTTTGCACTGAATACGGCCCGATATTCACGTTGGTTAGCGCCATTGCTGGCGTTATTGGTAGTGTTCCAATTAACTGCCTGTGGGGATAAAGAACCAGAACAACGTAAGGCTTTTATTGATTATTTGCAAAACACGGTGATGCGCAGTGGGATGAAACTGCCAACGCTGAGTGAAGATCAAAAGCAGAAGTTTGGCCCTTATGTCAGCGATTATGCGATTTTAGTCACTTTTTCCCAGCAACTCAGTAAGTCTGTGGATGCCAGCCTGACGCCCGCTATCGCACAAATCAATGAGATTCGTGTCGCTCAGGATTACCTCAATAAACGTGATGCATTGCAGCAGTCAGCGGGTGCTTTAAATCTGTTAGTGCAGCAAATTCGCACAGCCAAAACACAGGCGGATAGTGCTGTGGCAGCATTGAAGCAGCCAGACGACTTGAAAGTGGTGTTTAATAAAGTCTTTGATAATGTGGTCACTCAGCCGACCAATGTGTTGATTCCGGCGGTTCCAGTGGTTTCTGCCTTTGTGCAGGATCTGGCCCAGGTTGGGGATTTCTTGCAACAGCAGGGGACTCAAGTCACTTTCAATAATGGTGGGGTTCAATTCCAAACTGCACAACAAGCGGCACAATATAACGCGATGATGGCTAATCTGGTCGCCAAGTATCCGGCGATGATGGCAGCACAGAAGAGTGTAATGAGTGTCATGCAGTGA
- the glyS gene encoding glycine--tRNA ligase subunit beta has protein sequence MTQQTFLVEIGTEELPPKALRSLAESFAANFTAELNNANLLYGEVIWYAAPRRLALKVTNLSATQADREVEKRGPAIAQAFDAEGKPSKAAEGWARGCGITVDQAERLVTDKGEWLLYRAHVKGQSAQLLLAGMVNTALSKLPIPKLMRWGDKDTQFVRPVHTVTMLLGSEVIPGTVLGIDSDRIIRGHRFMGEPEFTLDNADQYPQVLQERGKVIADYELRKAIIKRDAELAAQKIGGVADLSESLLEEVASLVEWPVVLTAKFEEKFLAVPAEALVYTMKGDQKYFPVYDTAGNLLPNFIFVANIESKDPQQIISGNEKVVRPRLADAEFFFKTDRKKRLEDNLPRLETVLFQQQLGTLRDKTDRIQALAGWVAAQIGADVNHATRAGLLSKCDLMTNMVFEFTDTQGVMGMHYARHDGEAEDVAVALNEQYQPRFAGDDLPSNPVACALAIADKMDTLAGIFGIGQHPKGDKDPFALRRAALGVLRIIVEKNLPLDLQTLTEEAVRLYGSKLTNTKVVDEVIEFMLGRFRAWYQDEGHSVDTIQAVLARRPTRPADFDARVKAVTYFRTLDAAAALAAANKRVSNILAKSTDKLNDHVRASVLKEPAELKLATHLVVLRDKLEPVFAAGQYQEALVELAALRETVDEFFESVMVMDEDDAVRVNRLTLLSKLRELFLQVADISLLQ, from the coding sequence ATGACTCAACAGACTTTCCTGGTGGAAATCGGCACGGAAGAGTTGCCGCCGAAGGCTCTTCGTTCTCTGGCCGAATCTTTTGCTGCCAATTTTACGGCTGAGCTCAATAACGCCAACTTGCTTTACGGTGAGGTTATTTGGTATGCCGCACCGCGCCGTTTGGCGTTAAAAGTCACTAATTTAAGTGCGACTCAGGCTGATCGTGAAGTCGAAAAACGTGGCCCGGCAATCGCGCAAGCATTTGATGCTGAAGGTAAACCAAGCAAAGCGGCTGAGGGTTGGGCGCGCGGCTGTGGTATTACTGTTGATCAGGCAGAGCGTTTGGTTACCGATAAAGGCGAATGGCTGCTGTATCGCGCGCATGTCAAAGGTCAATCAGCGCAGTTGTTGCTGGCGGGGATGGTCAATACCGCACTGAGCAAACTGCCTATTCCTAAGCTGATGCGATGGGGTGATAAAGACACCCAATTCGTTCGCCCGGTTCATACCGTGACTATGCTGTTAGGTTCCGAAGTCATTCCTGGCACGGTATTAGGTATCGATTCAGATCGTATTATTCGCGGTCACCGCTTTATGGGGGAACCTGAGTTTACGCTCGATAATGCCGATCAATACCCGCAAGTCTTGCAGGAACGCGGTAAAGTTATCGCTGATTATGAATTACGCAAAGCTATCATTAAGCGTGATGCAGAATTAGCCGCACAGAAGATTGGCGGTGTTGCTGATCTGAGTGAAAGTTTGCTGGAAGAAGTGGCGTCGCTGGTTGAATGGCCGGTGGTGTTGACCGCCAAATTTGAAGAGAAATTCCTGGCAGTTCCAGCGGAAGCACTGGTGTACACCATGAAGGGTGACCAGAAGTATTTCCCAGTTTACGACACTGCGGGTAACTTGCTGCCCAACTTCATTTTTGTTGCCAACATCGAATCGAAAGATCCTCAACAGATTATCTCGGGTAACGAGAAAGTGGTGCGCCCACGTCTGGCGGATGCGGAGTTCTTCTTTAAAACTGACCGTAAAAAACGCCTGGAAGACAATTTGCCACGCCTGGAAACCGTGCTGTTCCAACAGCAATTGGGCACCCTGCGCGATAAGACTGATCGTATTCAGGCGCTGGCCGGGTGGGTTGCCGCCCAGATTGGTGCCGATGTTAATCATGCCACTCGTGCCGGTTTGCTGTCCAAGTGCGATCTGATGACCAATATGGTATTCGAATTCACTGATACCCAAGGTGTGATGGGGATGCACTATGCTCGTCACGACGGTGAAGCTGAAGATGTTGCGGTCGCGCTGAATGAGCAATATCAGCCACGTTTTGCCGGTGATGATTTGCCGTCAAATCCGGTGGCTTGCGCATTGGCTATTGCCGATAAAATGGACACCTTGGCGGGTATTTTCGGTATCGGTCAACATCCGAAAGGCGATAAAGACCCATTTGCTCTGCGCCGCGCTGCACTAGGTGTATTGCGTATTATCGTTGAGAAGAATTTGCCGCTGGATCTGCAAACGCTGACCGAAGAGGCCGTGCGCCTGTATGGTAGCAAGCTGACCAACACCAAAGTGGTCGATGAAGTGATTGAGTTTATGCTGGGCCGCTTCCGTGCCTGGTATCAGGATGAAGGTCATAGCGTTGATACCATTCAGGCGGTATTGGCCCGCCGCCCAACCCGTCCAGCTGATTTTGATGCTCGGGTAAAAGCGGTAACTTATTTCCGCACATTGGACGCGGCTGCGGCACTGGCTGCAGCGAACAAACGTGTGTCGAATATTTTGGCGAAATCCACTGATAAGCTGAATGACCACGTTCGTGCTTCTGTGTTAAAAGAACCGGCAGAGTTGAAGCTGGCAACACATCTGGTGGTGTTGCGCGATAAGCTCGAACCGGTGTTTGCGGCAGGTCAATACCAGGAAGCACTGGTTGAACTGGCGGCGCTGCGGGAAACGGTTGATGAGTTCTTTGAAAGCGTAATGGTGATGGATGAAGATGATGCCGTGCGGGTTAACCGACTGACATTGTTGAGTAAACTGCGTGAGTTGTTCTTGCAGGTTGCTGATATTTCTCTGTTGCAGTAA